In a single window of the Bacillus mycoides genome:
- a CDS encoding DUF1641 domain-containing protein, whose amino-acid sequence MAKEITLIKKKIVTEEEKKQQVTDELLNDLAENREAVEETMRLLAQLQKAGILDAAISLLAAKEDVSKIAVEQLNREPVKNALNNMMGAGEALSSVDPEITKQITSSLVTGLQFATDELKNGKKTKVMDFFKVLKDPDINRAITFGFSFLKAFGQGLEKK is encoded by the coding sequence ATGGCAAAAGAGATTACTTTAATTAAAAAGAAGATTGTAACAGAAGAAGAAAAAAAACAGCAAGTAACAGATGAGTTGTTAAATGATCTAGCTGAGAATAGAGAAGCAGTAGAAGAGACGATGCGGCTATTAGCGCAGTTGCAAAAAGCAGGAATTTTAGATGCAGCAATTAGTTTACTTGCTGCAAAAGAAGATGTTTCCAAAATAGCTGTTGAACAATTGAATCGTGAACCAGTAAAAAACGCATTAAACAATATGATGGGGGCAGGAGAGGCATTATCTTCAGTGGACCCAGAAATAACGAAACAAATAACATCTAGTTTAGTCACTGGATTACAATTTGCAACGGATGAGCTGAAAAACGGAAAGAAAACAAAAGTGATGGATTTCTTTAAAGTATTAAAAGATCCAGATATCAATAGAGCAATTACATTCGGTTTTAGCTTCTTGAAAGCATTTGGTCAAGGGTTAGAGAAAAAATAG
- the fdhF gene encoding formate dehydrogenase subunit alpha, with product MTEQTVRVTVDGKEFFVSGEKTILQLFNESNLEHPQICHVPEVDPIQTCDTCIVEVNGSLLRACSTKLEDGMHIERQSERAKEAQTEAMDRILENHLLYCTVCDNNNGNCKVHNTVHMMEIEEQKYPYEPKVSACEVDTSHPFYRYDPNQCIACGQCVEVCQNLQVNETLSIDWSLDRPRVIWDNGVSINDSSCVSCGQCVTVCPCNALMEKTMLGEAGFMTGLKPDVLNPMIDFVKDVEPGYSSILAVSEVESAMRKTKINKTKTVCTFCGVGCSFEVWTKDRQILKVQPVSDAPVNGISTCVKGKFGWDFVNSEERITKPLIRQGDMFVEASWEEALEVVASNMQHIKSEYGSDAFGFISSSKVTNEENYLMQKLARQIYGTNNVDNCSRYCQSPATDGLFKTVGMGGDAGTVKDIAEAGLVIIVGANPTEGHPVLATRVKRAHKLHEQKLIVADLRKHEMAERADIFVHPSQGTDYVWLAGITKYIIDQDWHDKKFIAENVKNFDEYSKMLEKYTLDYTEKITGISKDQLKEMARMVYEADGTCVLWGMGVTQNTGGSTTSAAISNLLLVTGNYRRPGAGAYPLRGHNNVQGACDMATLPNWLPGYQAVSDDVHRAKFEKAYGTTIPKEPGLNNIAMLLAAEEGKLRGMYVMGEEMALVDSNANHVQHILANLDFLVVQDMFLSKTARFADVILPAAPSLEKEGTFTNTERRIQRLYEVLKPLGDSKPDWWILQKVARALGGDWNYGSPSEIMDEIASLAPLYSQATYDRLEGWNSLCWGSHDGSDTPLLYVDGFNFPDKLARLSLDEWVPPVIAPDEYDLLLNNGRMLEHFHEGNMTNKSAGILSKVSEVFVEISPELAKERNVKDGGLVELASPFGKIKVQALVTDRVTGNELYLPMHATVNEEAINILTGTATDIYTCTPAYKQTMVKLRVLREKGNRPLPSSNPRDKKRHPQNGVEIERKWQRKQYVSLVDQN from the coding sequence ATGACAGAACAGACAGTCCGTGTAACCGTTGATGGTAAAGAATTTTTCGTATCAGGTGAAAAGACGATACTCCAATTGTTTAACGAAAGTAATTTAGAACATCCTCAAATTTGTCATGTACCAGAGGTAGATCCTATTCAAACTTGTGATACATGTATTGTAGAAGTGAATGGAAGTTTACTACGTGCCTGTTCGACGAAGTTGGAAGATGGCATGCATATTGAGAGGCAATCGGAACGTGCAAAGGAAGCACAAACTGAAGCGATGGATCGAATATTAGAGAATCATTTATTGTATTGTACAGTATGTGATAACAATAATGGTAACTGTAAAGTCCATAATACAGTACATATGATGGAGATTGAAGAACAGAAATATCCATATGAACCGAAAGTAAGTGCATGCGAAGTGGATACGTCGCATCCATTCTATCGATACGATCCAAATCAATGTATTGCTTGTGGGCAGTGTGTAGAAGTATGCCAAAATTTACAAGTAAATGAAACTTTATCGATTGATTGGAGTTTAGACCGTCCACGTGTTATTTGGGACAATGGTGTGAGTATAAATGACTCGTCTTGTGTTAGCTGTGGGCAATGTGTAACAGTTTGTCCTTGTAATGCATTAATGGAAAAAACGATGCTAGGAGAAGCTGGATTTATGACTGGTTTAAAACCAGATGTGCTAAATCCAATGATTGATTTTGTAAAAGATGTAGAGCCTGGATATAGCAGTATTTTAGCAGTTTCAGAAGTAGAGTCCGCGATGCGTAAGACGAAAATTAATAAGACAAAAACAGTTTGTACATTTTGTGGTGTAGGTTGTTCATTTGAAGTATGGACGAAAGATCGTCAAATTTTAAAAGTGCAACCTGTTTCAGATGCACCGGTTAATGGTATTTCCACATGTGTAAAAGGAAAATTCGGATGGGACTTTGTGAACAGTGAAGAGCGTATTACAAAGCCGTTAATTCGCCAAGGGGATATGTTTGTTGAGGCTTCATGGGAAGAGGCTCTTGAAGTTGTTGCATCTAATATGCAACATATTAAATCAGAGTATGGTAGCGATGCGTTTGGGTTTATTTCTTCTTCGAAAGTAACAAATGAAGAAAACTATCTTATGCAAAAACTAGCTCGTCAAATATATGGAACAAATAATGTAGATAACTGTTCCCGTTATTGCCAATCTCCAGCAACAGACGGTTTATTTAAAACTGTCGGTATGGGTGGAGATGCTGGAACAGTGAAAGATATTGCTGAGGCAGGTCTTGTTATTATTGTTGGGGCAAATCCAACAGAAGGACATCCTGTACTTGCAACTAGAGTGAAGCGTGCTCATAAATTACATGAACAAAAACTAATTGTCGCAGACCTTCGTAAACATGAAATGGCGGAGCGTGCTGATATATTTGTTCACCCGAGTCAAGGGACGGATTATGTATGGCTTGCTGGGATAACGAAATACATTATCGATCAAGATTGGCACGATAAAAAGTTCATAGCTGAAAATGTAAAGAACTTTGATGAATATAGCAAAATGCTAGAAAAATATACACTTGATTATACTGAGAAAATCACAGGGATTTCTAAAGATCAGTTAAAAGAAATGGCTCGTATGGTATATGAAGCAGATGGTACTTGTGTACTTTGGGGAATGGGCGTAACTCAAAATACAGGAGGAAGTACAACGTCGGCAGCAATTTCAAATTTACTTCTCGTGACAGGTAACTACCGTCGTCCTGGTGCCGGTGCGTATCCGTTACGCGGGCATAATAACGTACAAGGTGCTTGTGATATGGCGACATTACCGAACTGGCTCCCGGGTTACCAAGCAGTTTCAGATGATGTGCATCGTGCGAAATTTGAAAAAGCATACGGTACTACCATTCCGAAAGAACCGGGATTAAATAATATCGCAATGTTACTTGCGGCCGAAGAAGGAAAACTGCGTGGTATGTATGTTATGGGAGAAGAAATGGCTTTAGTAGATTCAAATGCTAACCATGTACAACATATTTTAGCGAATTTAGACTTTCTTGTTGTTCAAGATATGTTCTTATCGAAAACAGCTCGTTTCGCCGATGTTATTTTACCAGCAGCACCAAGCTTAGAAAAAGAAGGAACGTTTACGAATACAGAGCGCCGTATTCAAAGATTATACGAAGTATTGAAACCGCTTGGTGATTCAAAACCAGATTGGTGGATTTTACAAAAAGTAGCTCGTGCACTGGGCGGAGACTGGAATTATGGAAGTCCAAGTGAAATTATGGACGAAATTGCATCGCTTGCACCGTTATACTCTCAAGCGACGTACGACCGTCTAGAAGGCTGGAATAGTTTATGTTGGGGTAGCCATGATGGTAGTGATACACCATTATTATATGTAGATGGATTTAACTTCCCAGACAAACTAGCACGTTTATCACTAGATGAATGGGTTCCGCCAGTTATAGCACCAGATGAGTATGATTTACTATTAAATAATGGCCGTATGCTAGAGCATTTCCATGAAGGGAATATGACGAATAAGTCGGCTGGTATTTTATCTAAAGTGTCTGAAGTATTTGTTGAAATTTCACCTGAACTTGCTAAAGAACGCAATGTGAAAGATGGTGGTCTTGTAGAGTTAGCATCACCATTTGGAAAAATCAAAGTACAAGCGCTTGTTACAGATCGTGTAACTGGAAATGAGTTGTATTTGCCGATGCATGCGACAGTAAATGAAGAGGCAATCAATATTTTAACAGGAACAGCAACAGACATTTATACGTGTACACCAGCTTATAAACAAACAATGGTGAAACTGCGCGTATTACGTGAAAAAGGAAATCGTCCGTTACCATCTTCAAACCCGAGAGATAAAAAACGTCATCCGCAAAATGGTGTTGAAATCGAGCGAAAGTGGCAAAGAAAACAATACGTATCACTTGTGGACCAGAATTAG
- a CDS encoding response regulator transcription factor has product MVKILLVDDEERMLRLLDLFLSPRGYFCMKATSGLEALELIEQKDFDIILLDVMMPNMDGWDTCYQIRQISNVPIIMLTARNQNYDMVKGLTMGADDYITKPFDEHVLVARIEAILRRTKKDGFVSFNGIEWDKTKHTVTVYGERISLTPIEFSLLGLFLQNTNRAYSRDDLIEKIWGYQTDIEYRTIDSHIRNIRDKLRKKEFPVEDYLETVYKVGYKWKSE; this is encoded by the coding sequence ATGGTGAAAATTTTATTAGTAGACGATGAAGAACGTATGTTACGATTGTTAGATCTGTTCTTAAGCCCTCGTGGCTATTTTTGTATGAAAGCTACTTCTGGCCTTGAAGCGCTAGAATTAATCGAACAAAAGGACTTCGATATTATTTTATTAGATGTTATGATGCCGAATATGGATGGGTGGGATACTTGCTATCAAATCCGTCAAATTTCCAACGTTCCAATTATTATGCTAACAGCTCGCAACCAAAATTATGATATGGTCAAAGGTCTGACTATGGGAGCAGATGACTACATTACAAAACCATTCGATGAGCATGTATTAGTCGCGCGAATCGAGGCTATATTACGCCGTACGAAGAAAGATGGCTTTGTTAGCTTCAATGGTATTGAGTGGGATAAAACGAAACATACTGTTACAGTTTATGGTGAAAGAATCTCACTAACTCCTATTGAATTCTCGTTACTTGGACTCTTTTTACAAAATACAAACCGTGCCTACAGCCGAGACGATTTAATCGAAAAGATTTGGGGCTATCAAACAGACATCGAATACAGAACTATCGATTCACATATTCGTAATATCCGTGATAAATTACGCAAAAAAGAATTTCCAGTTGAAGATTACTTAGAAACCGTCTATAAAGTCGGATATAAATGGAAAAGTGAATAA
- a CDS encoding PLP-dependent aminotransferase family protein, giving the protein MLELTPNLNMNSKKALYVQLYEYIKKEIKDGTILSFTKLPAKRKLATHLQVSKNTVEAAYEQLLAEGYIESISRKGYFVCKVEQMVHVEENEERIEEVSFQERDYKFDFTQTGVDTNAFPFNMYRKIINDVWQPHNNELLFLGHPQGEWSLREEIANYLYESRGVRCAASQIVLGAGTQILVKLLFQLLKGSNYAVENPGYHRKMVVFEQGEKRVQMLSLDRDGICIVDLENSDANVVFVTPSHQFPYGMIMPITRRMQLLQWAKKEEGRYIIEDDYDSEFRYSGKPIPALQGLDTDGKVIYMGTLSKALLPSLRMSYMVLPKKLIKKYQQQYLFYTQSVSRMDQEVIRRFLSEGYWEKHIHKMRVVYRKKRDRLVFELEKYFSNRVEVIGEDSGLHILLKVHNGMREEELIKEAAKHSIKIYPVSTYYKDGTAPENIVLLGFAILSEEEIAKAIQLLNKAWFIKK; this is encoded by the coding sequence ATGTTAGAATTAACGCCTAATTTAAATATGAATAGTAAGAAGGCATTGTATGTGCAGTTGTATGAGTATATAAAAAAAGAAATTAAAGATGGAACGATTCTATCTTTTACGAAATTACCGGCTAAGCGAAAGTTAGCAACACATTTACAAGTAAGTAAAAATACAGTAGAGGCGGCTTACGAGCAATTACTTGCAGAAGGTTATATTGAGTCAATTTCGAGAAAAGGTTATTTTGTATGTAAGGTTGAGCAAATGGTTCATGTAGAAGAAAACGAAGAGAGAATAGAAGAAGTATCCTTTCAGGAGAGGGATTATAAATTTGATTTCACACAAACAGGAGTCGATACAAATGCTTTTCCGTTCAATATGTATCGGAAAATTATAAATGACGTATGGCAGCCTCATAATAATGAGTTGCTCTTTCTTGGTCACCCACAAGGAGAATGGAGCTTAAGAGAAGAAATTGCGAACTATTTGTATGAATCTAGAGGTGTGCGTTGTGCAGCTAGTCAAATCGTATTAGGAGCGGGAACACAAATATTAGTGAAACTACTGTTTCAATTATTAAAGGGAAGTAATTATGCAGTTGAAAATCCAGGATATCATAGAAAAATGGTTGTTTTTGAACAGGGAGAAAAAAGAGTTCAAATGTTATCTTTGGATAGAGATGGAATTTGTATTGTAGATTTAGAGAATAGTGATGCGAACGTTGTATTTGTTACTCCTTCCCATCAGTTTCCGTACGGAATGATTATGCCTATCACGAGAAGGATGCAGCTTTTACAATGGGCGAAGAAAGAAGAAGGTAGGTATATTATTGAAGATGATTACGATAGTGAATTTCGTTATTCGGGAAAACCTATACCGGCACTGCAAGGGTTAGATACAGACGGGAAAGTAATTTATATGGGGACGCTATCTAAAGCATTGTTGCCATCATTACGGATGAGCTATATGGTGTTACCAAAGAAATTGATTAAAAAGTATCAACAACAATATTTATTTTATACACAAAGTGTTTCAAGAATGGATCAAGAAGTGATTAGAAGGTTTTTAAGTGAAGGGTATTGGGAAAAACATATTCATAAAATGCGTGTCGTCTATCGAAAGAAGAGAGATCGACTTGTTTTTGAACTAGAAAAGTACTTCTCAAATCGTGTTGAAGTGATAGGAGAAGATTCAGGATTGCACATTTTATTAAAGGTGCATAATGGAATGCGGGAAGAAGAATTAATTAAAGAAGCTGCGAAACATAGTATCAAAATATACCCTGTGTCTACGTACTATAAAGACGGTACTGCACCTGAAAATATAGTGCTACTTGGATTTGCGATTTTATCAGAAGAAGAAATTGCGAAAGCGATTCAATTATTAAATAAGGCATGGTTTATAAAAAAGTAA
- a CDS encoding GNAT family N-acetyltransferase — MDIHVLTKDEAEIYLELRVEGLKQNPEAFSSSYEDIINKECAIEYKAQKLAQDENYTLGAFKDGELIGVATLETKPYVKQEHKAKIGSVYVSPKARGLGAGKALIKECLELAKSLEVEQVMLDVVVGNDGAKKLYESLGFKTFGVQERSLKYNGQYWDEEHMVLFLDEEK; from the coding sequence TTGGATATCCATGTATTAACAAAAGACGAAGCAGAAATTTACTTAGAACTTCGAGTAGAAGGGTTAAAACAAAACCCGGAAGCTTTCAGCTCTTCTTATGAAGATATTATTAATAAAGAGTGTGCTATTGAATATAAAGCCCAAAAATTAGCACAAGATGAGAACTATACACTAGGTGCATTTAAAGATGGAGAATTAATCGGAGTTGCAACACTGGAAACGAAACCATATGTAAAACAAGAACATAAAGCTAAAATTGGTTCAGTATACGTGTCTCCAAAAGCACGCGGACTTGGAGCGGGAAAAGCACTTATTAAAGAATGTCTTGAGCTTGCTAAATCTTTAGAAGTAGAGCAAGTTATGCTTGATGTTGTTGTTGGCAACGATGGTGCAAAAAAACTTTACGAGTCATTAGGGTTTAAAACATTTGGTGTGCAAGAACGTTCATTAAAATATAACGGACAATATTGGGATGAAGAGCATATGGTTCTTTTCCTAGATGAAGAAAAATAA
- the fdhD gene encoding formate dehydrogenase accessory sulfurtransferase FdhD yields the protein MGPIQETYTIVRYQSGTFSKQTDEVVTESPITIKLNSEEYVTVVCTPNYIEDMVTGFLISEGIISSYKDIEELWIQKENGIVHVKSSKINPLYQTLYNKRYVTSCCGKSRQGFVFVNDAAKAKKLHDIHITITPEECFHLMNSLQQSSTTFRQTGGVHNTALCDRNNILLSRMDIGRHNALDKIYGHCLRNNISVQGKIIAFSGRISSEILLKVSKIGCEIVLSKSAPTKLALQLAHDLGITVVGFIRNGSCNIYTHPERIDGYKIND from the coding sequence ATGGGGCCTATTCAAGAAACATATACAATTGTACGTTATCAATCTGGTACATTTTCAAAACAAACCGATGAGGTTGTTACGGAATCTCCCATTACAATTAAATTAAATAGCGAAGAATACGTAACAGTTGTATGCACTCCTAATTACATTGAAGATATGGTAACCGGTTTTTTAATTTCTGAAGGAATTATTTCTTCTTATAAAGATATTGAAGAATTATGGATCCAAAAAGAAAACGGAATTGTCCATGTAAAATCATCAAAAATTAATCCGCTCTATCAAACTTTATATAATAAAAGGTACGTAACTTCTTGTTGCGGGAAAAGTAGACAAGGTTTTGTTTTCGTCAACGATGCAGCAAAAGCAAAAAAGTTACATGATATACATATAACTATTACTCCGGAAGAATGTTTTCACCTAATGAATTCCTTACAACAATCTTCAACTACATTTCGCCAAACGGGTGGTGTGCATAATACCGCTTTATGTGATCGAAATAACATTCTTTTATCAAGAATGGATATCGGAAGACATAATGCGCTAGATAAAATATACGGTCATTGTTTACGAAACAATATCTCTGTTCAAGGGAAAATCATTGCGTTTAGCGGACGCATCTCATCTGAAATTTTGTTAAAGGTTTCAAAAATAGGTTGCGAAATTGTTCTATCTAAATCAGCTCCAACTAAACTAGCTCTGCAACTCGCCCACGATTTAGGTATTACCGTAGTAGGATTTATTCGAAATGGATCTTGCAATATTTATACACATCCGGAACGAATCGATGGCTACAAAATAAACGATTGA
- a CDS encoding sensor histidine kinase — MSKLSLKVGTYFLILALCIETIAFVSFYKNLSNIRIEEETLALLEKGNRYSKMIKNRAKWGAYSKERQLTESAEHSKRPKRAVYPEFDINTEAEHLVESELIANSDIAIIITDNNGKIISTSEPVTKEMQKQLTCKTETIPEGGLIVEKNWKKSKFISTVSPLEIQGFQGKLYMLLKTSFLENMLLKLMNQFLIISVLTIILTTISVFVFSRVITEPLIKMKRATEKMSKLNKPIQLGIKRNDELGSLAKTIEDLSSELTYMKKERSEFLASVAHELLTPLTYMKGYAKVAKRDSLTKEEREEYLQIIEDETDSVTDLVQDLFMLVQLEQHQFVIKKQKVILKPFLERMVEKTKTTLTNKQMQLHVHCKDDLEVCIDERRMEQVMLNLLHNAYQHSPENTSIIIRVLTSANTFTISVQDEGEGIPKEDIPHVFDRFYRVDKSRTRATGGKGIGLAVAKEIVELHNGSIEVKSELEVGTEFIIELPFV; from the coding sequence ATGAGCAAACTTTCCCTTAAAGTTGGGACATACTTTTTAATATTAGCTTTATGTATTGAAACAATTGCCTTCGTATCTTTTTATAAGAACCTTTCAAACATACGCATTGAAGAGGAAACTCTTGCTCTTTTAGAGAAAGGAAATCGCTATAGTAAAATGATTAAAAACCGCGCGAAGTGGGGTGCATATTCTAAAGAAAGGCAACTCACAGAAAGCGCTGAACACAGTAAACGACCTAAACGTGCTGTGTACCCCGAGTTTGATATCAACACTGAGGCTGAACACTTAGTTGAATCAGAATTAATTGCTAACTCTGATATAGCTATCATTATAACAGACAATAACGGCAAAATTATTTCTACCTCAGAACCCGTAACGAAAGAAATGCAAAAACAACTTACTTGTAAAACTGAGACTATCCCAGAAGGTGGATTAATCGTTGAAAAAAACTGGAAAAAATCAAAATTCATCTCAACAGTAAGCCCGCTGGAAATTCAAGGATTTCAAGGTAAGTTATATATGTTATTAAAGACATCTTTCTTAGAAAATATGTTACTTAAACTCATGAATCAATTTCTTATCATTAGTGTTTTGACAATTATTTTAACTACTATTTCTGTCTTTGTTTTTTCTCGTGTTATTACAGAACCGCTTATAAAAATGAAGCGGGCGACAGAAAAAATGTCAAAATTAAATAAGCCGATTCAATTAGGAATTAAACGAAATGATGAACTTGGAAGCTTAGCAAAAACGATTGAAGATTTATCTAGTGAACTTACGTATATGAAAAAAGAACGAAGCGAATTTCTCGCTAGTGTAGCGCATGAATTACTAACTCCATTAACCTATATGAAAGGTTATGCAAAGGTAGCAAAAAGAGATTCTCTAACGAAAGAAGAACGTGAAGAATACTTACAAATCATTGAAGACGAAACGGATAGTGTAACCGATCTCGTACAAGATTTATTTATGCTTGTACAATTAGAGCAACACCAGTTTGTTATAAAAAAACAAAAAGTAATTCTTAAACCATTTTTAGAACGAATGGTTGAAAAAACAAAAACAACATTAACAAACAAACAAATGCAACTCCATGTACATTGCAAAGATGATTTAGAAGTTTGCATAGACGAAAGACGTATGGAACAAGTTATGTTAAATTTATTACACAATGCTTATCAACATTCACCAGAAAACACTTCTATAATAATACGTGTACTAACCAGTGCGAATACTTTTACAATAAGTGTACAAGATGAAGGTGAAGGTATTCCAAAAGAAGATATCCCACATGTTTTTGATCGCTTTTACCGTGTCGATAAATCCAGAACACGAGCTACAGGTGGAAAAGGTATCGGACTGGCTGTTGCAAAAGAAATTGTAGAACTTCATAATGGTTCTATTGAAGTTAAAAGCGAATTAGAAGTCGGAACAGAATTTATAATTGAATTACCATTTGTATAA
- a CDS encoding DUF4871 domain-containing protein → MKKIGTMLLFSFLITGCAQSQPDSNVPKKEVIETSSSQINAPSFFHLSVLKDVNWEEAPSFVEGKIPLKGIERKIAMADSSIIANEQNEIMWFFLDPEMPTGKLSIIALKQGTTTPTPVLFQKETSKQTWTTSNTVDTTVKELPLVMSLPSSGLWVLNIYVNERYYDQFVINAE, encoded by the coding sequence ATGAAAAAAATCGGAACTATGCTACTTTTCTCCTTCCTCATTACTGGCTGCGCGCAATCGCAACCCGATTCAAATGTACCTAAAAAAGAAGTAATAGAAACGTCATCCTCTCAAATTAACGCACCTTCCTTTTTTCACCTTAGTGTCTTAAAAGATGTAAATTGGGAAGAAGCACCATCATTCGTAGAAGGAAAAATACCGTTAAAAGGCATTGAAAGAAAAATTGCAATGGCTGATAGCTCTATTATCGCAAATGAGCAAAATGAAATAATGTGGTTCTTCCTGGATCCTGAAATGCCAACTGGAAAACTATCTATTATCGCGTTAAAACAAGGAACTACAACTCCAACACCAGTACTCTTTCAAAAAGAAACCTCCAAACAAACTTGGACTACTTCAAATACAGTCGATACAACCGTAAAGGAACTCCCTCTCGTAATGTCACTACCTTCATCTGGATTATGGGTATTAAACATATATGTGAATGAAAGATATTATGATCAATTTGTAATCAATGCCGAATAA
- a CDS encoding GNAT family N-acetyltransferase: MEIRLLTTEDAEIYLKVCMEGLTKNPEAFSSSYEDVLKHENPVAAMAKRLSNPDKYTLGVFKDNDLVGIATLETKPFIKQEHKAKIGSVFVSPKARGLGAGRALIKAIIENADKLHVEQLMLDVVADNTAAKKLYESLGFQTYGVQERSLKHNGQYWDEEHMVLFLNN; this comes from the coding sequence ATGGAAATTCGCTTATTAACAACAGAGGACGCAGAAATTTATTTGAAAGTTTGTATGGAAGGTTTAACGAAAAACCCTGAGGCTTTTAGCTCTTCTTATGAAGATGTTCTTAAACATGAAAACCCTGTCGCTGCTATGGCAAAGCGATTAAGCAATCCGGATAAGTATACTCTAGGTGTCTTCAAAGATAATGATTTAGTCGGTATTGCTACTCTAGAAACAAAGCCATTTATTAAGCAAGAGCATAAGGCAAAAATCGGCTCCGTTTTTGTTTCTCCAAAAGCGCGTGGTCTCGGTGCAGGACGAGCTTTAATTAAAGCGATTATTGAAAATGCCGATAAATTACATGTAGAACAGCTCATGCTTGATGTTGTTGCTGATAACACTGCTGCAAAAAAATTATATGAGTCCCTCGGCTTCCAAACTTACGGCGTGCAAGAACGGTCCTTAAAACATAATGGCCAATATTGGGACGAAGAGCATATGGTTTTATTCTTAAATAATTAA
- a CDS encoding DMT family transporter produces MNKSRRIGLIMIITGATLWGLSGPMIQWLFQHTNVSSIDFLTIRLLLAGVFILSFLLIKKQNIFQIWKHPRHSIQLIIFSILGMLGAQYAFIETVHISNAVTATLFQFLGPVLITIYVAFEQKKFPASMQILAIITALTGTYFIITNGSIENIVLSKAAITFGLLTAIGFAFYTLHPASLIKECGTTIVIGWGMLIGGIALLICNRSFGWSQISQTFTLQTFSMLILIIISGTLSFLLYIGSLKYLAATETSILSSIEPLVAAIVSIAWLNESFGAYQLLGGVCIVLSVIFLTMPQKEREPTFSTEQI; encoded by the coding sequence ATGAACAAAAGTAGACGTATCGGACTCATTATGATTATTACAGGAGCCACATTATGGGGATTATCTGGACCGATGATTCAATGGCTATTTCAACATACGAACGTATCATCAATTGATTTTTTAACAATTCGCTTGTTGCTTGCAGGAGTATTTATTTTGTCTTTCTTACTAATAAAGAAACAAAACATATTTCAAATTTGGAAACACCCTAGACATTCTATACAGCTTATTATTTTCTCTATTCTTGGCATGCTCGGTGCGCAATACGCCTTTATCGAAACAGTTCATATTAGTAATGCCGTAACGGCAACACTATTTCAATTTCTAGGTCCTGTTCTTATTACAATTTACGTTGCGTTTGAGCAAAAGAAATTCCCTGCTTCTATGCAAATACTCGCAATTATAACTGCTCTAACAGGGACATACTTTATTATTACAAACGGTTCAATTGAAAATATTGTTTTATCTAAAGCAGCTATTACTTTCGGCCTATTAACAGCGATTGGTTTTGCGTTTTATACCCTTCATCCGGCTTCCCTTATTAAAGAATGCGGAACAACTATAGTAATTGGCTGGGGGATGTTAATTGGAGGGATTGCACTGCTTATTTGTAATCGTTCTTTTGGGTGGAGTCAGATTTCGCAAACTTTCACACTTCAAACTTTTTCTATGCTTATTCTTATCATTATAAGTGGCACTCTTTCTTTCCTTCTTTATATCGGGAGTCTTAAATATTTAGCAGCAACAGAAACAAGTATTTTATCTAGCATTGAACCACTTGTAGCTGCCATCGTTTCAATCGCTTGGCTTAATGAATCTTTTGGAGCATATCAATTATTAGGCGGAGTATGTATCGTCCTTTCTGTTATTTTCTTAACAATGCCTCAAAAAGAGAGAGAACCAACCTTTTCAACTGAACAAATATAA